In Cellulomonas sp. JZ18, the DNA window CATCGCCTCGCCCGGGATCATCTGGACGACGAGGATCGACAGCACGAACGCACGGCGTCCCCGGAAGCGGAACCGGGTCACGGCCAGGGCCCCGGCGAACGCGAACAGCATGGACGCGACGAGCACGAGGAACGTCACGGTCAGCGACGTCCCGAGCGCGGGCAGGAACGGCGCGCGCACCTGGTCGAAGATCGCCGTCTCGTAGTTGCGCAGCGTGAACTGGTCCGGCCAGAAGTGCACGCGCGGGCCGATGATCTCGTTCGTCGGCAGCAGCGACGTGTTGACCATCCAGTAGACGGGGAACGCGAACGCGGCGGCCACGAGCACGGCGACGAGACCCCAGCCCCACGACGACACCCGGCGACGGCGCGAGCGGCGGCGCGGGGCGACGACGGCGGGCACGGCCACGGGACGCGCGTCCGCGCTGACGGCCGGCGCGGCGCCGGCGGCGGCGATGCTCACAGCTCCTCCTCCTTGATGGTCGCGCGCACGTAGTAGGCGGAGATCGCGAGCATGATCACGGTGAACACGACGGCGATGGCGCTCGCGGCCCCGTAGTGGCCCTGCGCCATGCCCATCTCGTAGATGTAGACGCCCAGCGTGCTGGTCTGGGACTTGACCCCGCCGATGCCCTGCAGCACGAAGATCTGCGTGAACACCTTCAGGTCCCAGATCATCGAGAGCACGATCAGCACGGTGTAGATGGCGCGCACGTAGGGCACCTGGATGCGGAAGAAGCGCTTGCGGGCCCCGGCGCCGTCGATCTGCGCGGCCTCGAGCACCTCGTGCGGGACCTGGGTGAGGCCCGCGTACAGCGTGAAGGCGACGAACGGGATGGCACCCCACACGATGACGAGCGTGGCGACCGCGAAGAACTGCAGCGGCTCGATGAGCCACGGGTGCCCCATCCAGCTCTCGCCGGTCAGGGCCGTGAGCGCGTGGTTCACGACGCCGTAGCGGGTGTCGAACATCCACCCCCACACGAGCATCGCCGCCAGGGGCGGCATGGCCCACGCGAGCAGCAGCCCGACCGACAGCACGAGCCGCATGACGCGCCCGAGCCGCATGAGCAGCAGCGCGACGAGGGTGCCGAGCGTGATGGTCAGGACGACGCAGGCGACCATGAGGCCGAAGCTGCGCAGCGTGACGGTCCAGAAGCGGGGGTCGGTGAGGGTGTCGACGTAGTTCTGCACGCCGACCCACGGCGCCGGCACGCCCATGAGCTGGGCCCGCTCGTACTCGTGGAACGACAGCCACACCATCCGCACCAGCGGCCAGCCGGTCACGACCAGCAGCGCGGCGAGGCTCGGGGCCAGCAGGAGCCACGGCAGGAGCCGGGCCGGGGTGACCGCGCGCGAGGCGCGGGGGCCGGTGCCGCCGACGGCGGTGCGGCCGGGAGCGTCGTGGAGCTCATGGGGGTCCTTCCCGCCGGCGCCGGGCCCCACCCCGCGTGGGGCGGGACCCGGCGCACGCGATCAGCCGTTGAGGATCGACTCGATGGTGCTGTCGAGCTCCTCGGCGACGGTCGGGACGTCCTCGCCCTGCGCGATGCGCACGAGCGCGTCCTGGATCACCTTCTGCGCCTCCACGTCGCCCCACCGCGGCGTGGCCGGGGTCAGCCGGGCGTTCGCCGCGGCGGCCGCCGCGGCGGCCGTGATCTCGTCGTCCGGCAGGGCGTCGGCGAGCGACACCTTGGCGGGGATGAGGCCGTTCTCGGCGAGGATCGTCTGGTACTCGTCCGAGAGCATGATCGTCAGGGCCTTCTTCGCCAGGTCGGGGTTCGCCGACTTGGCCGCGACCGCGACGTTGGACCCGCCGGCGAACACCTGCGCCGCACCGCCGTCCTTGCCGGGAAGCGGGAAGGCGTGCAGGTCCGCGCCGTAGGTCTCGGGGCAGCCCGGGACGTCGGCGTCGGCCTCCGCGAGGATCGACCACTTGAGCCAGCTCGGCGCCGAGAGGAACGTCGTCGTCCCCTCGCAGAACGGCACCTGCAGGTT includes these proteins:
- a CDS encoding carbohydrate ABC transporter permease, yielding MGPGAGGKDPHELHDAPGRTAVGGTGPRASRAVTPARLLPWLLLAPSLAALLVVTGWPLVRMVWLSFHEYERAQLMGVPAPWVGVQNYVDTLTDPRFWTVTLRSFGLMVACVVLTITLGTLVALLLMRLGRVMRLVLSVGLLLAWAMPPLAAMLVWGWMFDTRYGVVNHALTALTGESWMGHPWLIEPLQFFAVATLVIVWGAIPFVAFTLYAGLTQVPHEVLEAAQIDGAGARKRFFRIQVPYVRAIYTVLIVLSMIWDLKVFTQIFVLQGIGGVKSQTSTLGVYIYEMGMAQGHYGAASAIAVVFTVIMLAISAYYVRATIKEEEL